From the genome of Fundulus heteroclitus isolate FHET01 chromosome 7, MU-UCD_Fhet_4.1, whole genome shotgun sequence, one region includes:
- the LOC118563817 gene encoding uncharacterized protein LOC118563817, which yields MDVSRLLMVLVMVISTLGGKSEASNSSCIHLDQDLYKLIKGEAFYYVPTVMEDVNLPDENITWYKNGPDYKNITTDEAQRIHYHGGALFLLNISDEDSGNYTARHITPSDKCFYYPVRFEVFSENSQENLTYGSIKNSYRNKRIPCPSPVEDTCITFKGNFSWLKGNNLLPGKHEARLRLENTSKHDEGIYTCICTWTYNNKVYNSSGSWRLFVLDLVVYKVEIIFPTSKEQLVDEGAPGPSLKTNLLTLSQRECLAALQRKLISAAWHFNWANSHEL from the exons ATGGACGTCTCCAGGCTTCTCATGGTCCTCGTCATGGTGATATCCACACTTGGAGGGAAATCAG AAGCATCAAATTCTTCATGCATTCATCTTGACCAAGATCTCTATAAACTTATTAAAGGTGAAGCATTTTACTATGTGCCGACCGTTATGGAGGATGTCAACCTGCCTGATGAAAATATCACGTGGTACAAAAATGGGCCTGATTATAAGAATATTACCACGGATGAGGCCCAGAGGATACATTACCATGGTGGGGCACTCTTTCTCTTAAACATCAGTGATGAGGATTCTGGTAATTATACTGCCAG GCACATAACCCCGTCAGATAAATGTTTCTACTATCCTGTAAGATTTGAGGTCTTCAGTGAAAACAGTCAAGAGAATTTAACCTATGGAAGTATCAAAAATTCTTACCGGAACAAACGAATTCCCTGTCCAAGTCCTGTTGAAGACACGTGCATCACTTTTAAGGGGAACTTCTCTTGGTTAAAG GGCAACAATCTTCTTCCTGGCAAACATGAAGCTCGCCTGAGGTtagaaaacacatcaaaacacgATGAGGGCATCTACACCTGCATATGTACCTGGACATACAATAACAAGGTGTACAACTCTTCTGGTTCCTGGAGACTTTTTGTTCTGG ACCTCGTTGTCTATAAGGTGGAAATTATCTTTCCAACCAGCAAGGAGCAGTTGGTTGATGAAG GAGCTCCTGGCCCCTCTCTGAAGACCAATCTCCTTACCCTATCTCAAAGGGAGTGCCTGGCCGCCCtacagaggaagctcatttcagctgcatgGCATTTCAACTGGGCAAACTCGCATGAACTATAG